The Alkalibaculum bacchi genome includes a region encoding these proteins:
- a CDS encoding 5'-methylthioadenosine/adenosylhomocysteine nucleosidase yields the protein MIIGIIGAMEKEITILRERMDLTKIEEKASLTFYIGKLRDKNIVLVRSGIGKVNAAMCTQILIDIFHVDVVINTGVAGALHPDLNVGDIVVSTDSLQHDIDASVFGDPRGIVPGLKESIFVADQKLLDIIDGITIEDHKIFKGRVLTGDQGIASSEIKHFLVENFEGYCVEMEGGAIAHVCYLNEVPFLIIRAISDKADEEVEINYNEFVEFAAKNSSYMLESILEKL from the coding sequence ATGATAATAGGTATAATAGGTGCAATGGAAAAAGAAATTACTATTTTAAGAGAAAGAATGGATTTAACTAAAATAGAAGAAAAAGCGAGTCTCACTTTTTACATAGGGAAATTAAGAGATAAGAACATCGTCTTAGTTCGTTCAGGTATTGGTAAGGTAAATGCAGCCATGTGTACACAGATTTTAATAGATATCTTTCATGTAGATGTAGTAATCAATACAGGTGTGGCTGGGGCACTTCATCCTGATTTAAATGTAGGGGATATTGTAGTGTCTACAGATTCTCTTCAACACGATATAGATGCCTCTGTCTTTGGAGATCCAAGAGGAATTGTACCAGGCTTAAAAGAGAGTATTTTTGTAGCAGATCAAAAACTATTAGACATCATTGATGGAATCACAATAGAAGATCATAAAATCTTTAAAGGTAGAGTATTAACAGGCGATCAAGGAATTGCAAGCAGTGAAATAAAACACTTCTTAGTAGAAAATTTTGAAGGATATTGTGTTGAAATGGAGGGTGGCGCTATCGCCCATGTGTGCTATTTAAATGAAGTTCCTTTTCTCATTATTCGAGCAATCTCCGATAAGGCAGACGAAGAAGTAGAGATCAATTACAACGAATTTGTAGAATTTGCAGCTAAAAATTCAAGTTATATGTTAGAAAGTATTTTAGAAAAATTGTAA
- a CDS encoding AEC family transporter: protein MNLNRIFVSILTLFIVGIIGYCSRKKNILSEEAVNSLPKFLLNICSPLLIVSSMQIPFTQDKLDDIKTVFLLSIIVYFISIIISLIVPKLLRANGDNERGVYQFMTIFSNVSFIGFPVLLSIYSSEAIFYGSIFIIPFNILLYTVGIYMMASEKKKFNIKILLNPNILAVIIGFLLFAFSIQIPAFLLQPMELVGNMTTPLSMIFIGGSLCGVNMKEMFKEWRLYAISAIRLLILPLIVLLLFQNFISDPLLLGVPVVITGMPIAANCAIVAKEYGGHAELASSGTFMSTLLSMVTIPLLVLIISNI from the coding sequence ATGAATCTAAATCGTATTTTTGTTTCGATACTTACCTTGTTTATAGTGGGGATAATTGGTTATTGCAGTAGAAAGAAAAACATATTAAGTGAAGAAGCAGTAAATAGCTTACCTAAATTTTTATTAAATATATGCAGTCCGTTGTTGATTGTTTCTTCGATGCAGATCCCTTTTACACAAGATAAACTAGATGACATCAAAACTGTTTTTTTACTATCTATAATAGTTTACTTTATTTCTATCATAATTTCTCTTATAGTGCCTAAACTATTAAGAGCAAATGGAGACAATGAAAGGGGTGTATACCAATTTATGACCATATTTTCTAATGTGTCGTTTATTGGATTTCCAGTATTGTTGTCTATTTATTCTAGCGAAGCCATATTTTATGGGTCAATCTTTATTATACCTTTTAACATCTTACTGTATACCGTTGGTATTTACATGATGGCCAGTGAAAAGAAAAAGTTTAATATAAAGATATTGTTAAATCCTAATATTCTAGCTGTTATTATTGGCTTTCTATTGTTTGCTTTCTCTATACAAATTCCTGCCTTTTTACTTCAACCAATGGAGCTAGTAGGAAATATGACAACACCTCTATCTATGATTTTTATAGGAGGATCTTTATGTGGTGTAAATATGAAAGAAATGTTTAAAGAGTGGCGATTATATGCAATATCAGCTATAAGGCTTCTCATTTTGCCACTAATAGTGCTTCTCTTATTTCAAAATTTTATCAGCGATCCTTTGTTATTAGGGGTACCAGTAGTTATTACAGGTATGCCCATTGCTGCTAACTGCGCCATTGTAGCAAAAGAATATGGAGGTCATGCAGAATTAGCATCATCAGGAACATTTATGAGTACACTTTTGTCGATGGTTACCATACCCTTATTAGTGTTAATAATATCAAATATATAA